The Phyllopteryx taeniolatus isolate TA_2022b chromosome 9, UOR_Ptae_1.2, whole genome shotgun sequence genome contains a region encoding:
- the hemk1 gene encoding MTRF1L release factor glutamine methyltransferase isoform X1: MWRKSVSRRYICLMGRSVGLEEFWGSCAGRPCSSQASPSGRINARQAADIWRKCFEANGVTEPDLSCQYIIAHVLGAKTIEGVKRERLSAFLTEEETQRIWKLCEKRLSRMPVQYVIEEWDFRDVTLKMRPPVFIPRPETEELVELVLTDLQRKPGSPTCLEVGCGSGAISLSLLKNLPQLRAIALDQSGQAVELTRENALRLGLQDRLKVFHVDVTKDAETVLKLCSNVSALVSNPPYLFSEDLSSLEPEILRFEDHAALDGGNDGMKVIHKILTLAPQILSDDGWTPDTHSSFCSGWRPTWSGYVWPRRVTTSAAGLDFASFGKTSQTTTSCTWVERARSYYAGFSPGRHSPCCPAPPHPPSTPEPSNMHQL; encoded by the exons ATGTGGAGAAAATCAGTAAGCAGAAGATATATTTGTTTAATGGGCAGGAGTGTGGGGTTGGAG GAATTTTGGGGCTCCTGTGCAGGGCGTCCATGCAGTTCCCAGGCCTCGCCCTCAGGCAGGATAAATGCACGACAAGCAGCGGATATTTGGAGGAAATGCTTTGAGGCTAATGGTGTGACTGAACCTGACCTCTCCTGCCAGTACATCATCGCCCATGTGCTCGGGGCTAAAACC ATTGAAGGTGTCAAGCGGGAGAGGTTGTCTGCATTTCTCACCGAAGAAGAAACACAGCGAATTTGGAAGCTCTGCGAAAAACGCCTCTCCAG GATGCCTGTGCAATATGTGATCGAGGAGTGGGATTTCAGAGATGTGACGCTGAAGATGAGGCCTCCAGTATTCATCCCAAGACCTGAAACGGAG GAGTTAGTAGAATTGGTCCTGACTGATCTGCAGAGGAAGCCCGGCTCACCTACTTGTTTGGAAGTGGGATGCGGCTCTGGTGCCATTTCTCTCAGCCTGCTGAAGAATCTGCCTCAG CTCAGAGCCATTGCGCTGGACCAAAGTGGACAGGCTGTGGAATTGACAAGGGAAAATGCATTAAG GTTAGGACTTCAAGACAGATTAAAGGTTTTTCACGTAGATGTCACAAAAG ATGCAGAGACTGTGTTGAAGCTGTGCAGCAATGTCTCTGCCTTGGTCAGTAACCCTCCATATCTCTTCTCAGAAGATTTGTCTTCACTGGAACCGGAAATTTTGAG GTTTGAGGACCACGCCGCCTTAGACGGCGGCAATGATGGCATGAAGGTTATCCACAAGATTTTAACCCTGGCTCCACAGATTCTGTCGGATGACGG GTGGACCCCAGACACCCACAGCTCATTCTGCAGTGGATGGAGGCCAACGTGGAGTGGCTACGTTTGGCCGAGACGCGTCACGACATCAGCAGCAG GCCTAGATTTTGCATCCTTCGGAAAGACAAGTCAAACGACCACAAGCTGCACCTGGGTTGAGAGAGCGAGATCCTATTATGCTGGCTTTAGCCCAGGTCGCCATAGCCCCTGCTGCCcagctcccccccaccccccctccactCCTGAGCCGTCAAACATGCACCAGCTTTAA
- the hemk1 gene encoding MTRF1L release factor glutamine methyltransferase isoform X2 has product MWRKSVSRRYICLMGRSVGLEEFWGSCAGRPCSSQASPSGRINARQAADIWRKCFEANGVTEPDLSCQYIIAHVLGAKTIEGVKRERLSAFLTEEETQRIWKLCEKRLSRMPVQYVIEEWDFRDVTLKMRPPVFIPRPETEELVELVLTDLQRKPGSPTCLEVGCGSGAISLSLLKNLPQLRAIALDQSGQAVELTRENALRLGLQDRLKVFHVDVTKDAETVLKLCSNVSALVSNPPYLFSEDLSSLEPEILRFEDHAALDGGNDGMKVIHKILTLAPQILSDDGCVYLEVDPRHPQLILQWMEANVEWLRLAETRHDISSRPRFCILRKDKSNDHKLHLG; this is encoded by the exons ATGTGGAGAAAATCAGTAAGCAGAAGATATATTTGTTTAATGGGCAGGAGTGTGGGGTTGGAG GAATTTTGGGGCTCCTGTGCAGGGCGTCCATGCAGTTCCCAGGCCTCGCCCTCAGGCAGGATAAATGCACGACAAGCAGCGGATATTTGGAGGAAATGCTTTGAGGCTAATGGTGTGACTGAACCTGACCTCTCCTGCCAGTACATCATCGCCCATGTGCTCGGGGCTAAAACC ATTGAAGGTGTCAAGCGGGAGAGGTTGTCTGCATTTCTCACCGAAGAAGAAACACAGCGAATTTGGAAGCTCTGCGAAAAACGCCTCTCCAG GATGCCTGTGCAATATGTGATCGAGGAGTGGGATTTCAGAGATGTGACGCTGAAGATGAGGCCTCCAGTATTCATCCCAAGACCTGAAACGGAG GAGTTAGTAGAATTGGTCCTGACTGATCTGCAGAGGAAGCCCGGCTCACCTACTTGTTTGGAAGTGGGATGCGGCTCTGGTGCCATTTCTCTCAGCCTGCTGAAGAATCTGCCTCAG CTCAGAGCCATTGCGCTGGACCAAAGTGGACAGGCTGTGGAATTGACAAGGGAAAATGCATTAAG GTTAGGACTTCAAGACAGATTAAAGGTTTTTCACGTAGATGTCACAAAAG ATGCAGAGACTGTGTTGAAGCTGTGCAGCAATGTCTCTGCCTTGGTCAGTAACCCTCCATATCTCTTCTCAGAAGATTTGTCTTCACTGGAACCGGAAATTTTGAG GTTTGAGGACCACGCCGCCTTAGACGGCGGCAATGATGGCATGAAGGTTATCCACAAGATTTTAACCCTGGCTCCACAGATTCTGTCGGATGACGG CTGTGTTTACTTGGAGGTGGACCCCAGACACCCACAGCTCATTCTGCAGTGGATGGAGGCCAACGTGGAGTGGCTACGTTTGGCCGAGACGCGTCACGACATCAGCAGCAG GCCTAGATTTTGCATCCTTCGGAAAGACAAGTCAAACGACCACAAGCTGCACCTGGGTTGA
- the cish gene encoding cytokine-inducible SH2-containing protein: MILCVPGPRGLLPTAPTTEAPRGGMRAGTVAPAPCLQSSPPLWDPTKDLRAIASNFCYLETSGWYWGAISAAQAHSALQEASEGAFLVRDSSHPLYMLTLSVKTARGPTSIRIQYSCTRFLLDCSSPARPSLSSFPNVPSLVQHYMGPERRAEDEERGTAAKEAPSKVTIQEPSASVVLKLKRPVYKPQSLPSLQHLTRLVINRHSERHDQLPLPRPLLRFLQEYPFKV, encoded by the exons ATGATTCTCTGTGTGCCAGG TCCCCGAGGTCTTTTGCCCACTGCTCCAACCACTGAGGCCCCCCGGGGGGGCATGCGGGCAGGGACGGTAGCTCCTGCGCCTTGTCTTCAGAGCAGCCCGCCACTATGGGATCCCACAAAGGATCTGCGGGCCATTGCGAGCAACTTCTGCTACCTGGAAACATCAG GGTGGTACTGGGGAGCAATAAGTGCGGCCCAGGCGCACAGTGCACTTCAAGAGGCCTCTGAAGGGGCTTTTTTGGTACGGGACAGCAGCCACCCTCTGTACATGCTCACCCTCTCGGTCAAGACGGCCCGCGGTCCCACCAGCATTCGCATACAGTACAGCTGCACTCGCTTCTTGCTGGACTGCAGCTCGCCAGCCCGGCCCAGCCTGTCGTCCTTCCCTAACGTGCCCAGCCTGGTGCAGCACTACATGGGACCAGAGAGGAGAGCGGAAGACGAGGAGAGGGGCACGGCGGCCAAGGAGGCCCCTTCCAAAGTGACAATCCAAGAGCCGTCGGCGTCGGTGGTGCTAAAATTAAAGCGGCCCGTGTACAAGCCGCAGAGTCTGCCGTCCCTGCAGCACCTCACCCGCCTCGTCATCAACAGGCATTCGGAGCGCCATGACCAGCTACCACTCCCCAGGCCTCTGCTGCGTTTCTTACAGGAATACCCCTTCAAGGTATGA